The following proteins are co-located in the Branchiostoma lanceolatum isolate klBraLanc5 chromosome 16, klBraLanc5.hap2, whole genome shotgun sequence genome:
- the LOC136421736 gene encoding zinc finger protein 658B-like translates to MRNLEEPKLRGLSEEVTLAVLPRLYIEELILELNRRNIDTNNNTNNKERLANILKDVMVLEYKECEEEDRSPSPEVIDITDSSKTDDNPQALQQSPSTANKPTEEPTLSATGDGPASRSVFRIADSNIGLRGEYTGSTSRNSTPMPNNNDNESVVCSMIDVDAPEKYLDGLSEIFPRSERQSPPLESVVDITDEQDDSDSNVRLVRTHQSLNEETDVYPVMLIQRIPQQNGASSDQEGPVFAEEYTSIGQNDASERDSDCEVIVSESEHQRIMRVISQAKAQVQNHLAGKGRKSFVCTECGFEMYSKFNLLRHQQRRKHTGHRITVSDPNERRESSNVGNTMVNGMTRKGKKCFVCGVCGIKTSSKYNLIRHMKRKKHKVGQAAAAMPSLENETLQEQESNAPVLATSGENDHETLEEDESNAQAINNSTAEKETLQVQGTNVQVLNTSVEQEMLQLHEGNIPGLNNSVERETLQVHETNIPVLDTSVATAKGRKRFACDDCGYKSSQKSNVLRHKRRKHSGQTATTTTENLFQEERLAENVMSSEKESLPLHDSNINVEAVEIVDRRAKKLFICVECGYETPLKANLSRHKKRKHTTGKSGAAATTETPSQVEGLNSSTHGKPKGLQIKKLFTCVECGYQTPLRPNLERHKKRKHTVQITTTETLSQEEGLDSNVEGEPKRVQSKKLFTCVECGYQTPLRANLTRHKKRRHTTGQTTTATPPPPTTGTLSQEEGLNCKVEIRLQKMQVKKLYACVECGYQTPLRANLERHKKRKHTVQTTETVTASTASTETLSQDEVLKEKEPGVTKQVTSSKRKNVFYCEVCGIRCATKYNLKRHKKRHITQNSHEPSENGSRSLSETYTSTDFDRNGPETQNNIEDCVNTNDPTSVDANYLVPVNANDLAGINANDLKSMNTNYLVSVNASDLARINSNDPTSVNTSSSVSTNSRNCAKYTCPLCDYTSAYRVTMRFHKQIHTGERPFMCGTCGHRTTKKALLAKHMRIHTGEKPFACEQCDYRAVQKAHLKRHVRSKHATDNVPQ, encoded by the coding sequence ATGCGGAATCTTGAAGAACCCAAGTTACGTGGCCTTTCTGAAGAGGTGACCCTCGCTGTGCTCCCGAGACTCTACATAGAAGAACTGATCTTAGAACTCAACAGGCGAAACATTGacaccaacaacaacaccaacaacaaGGAACGTTTGGCCAACATTCTTAAAGATGTGATGGTTCTCGAGTACAAGGAATGTGAGGAAGAAGACAGAAGTCCAAGCCCTGAAGTCATCGATATCACAGACTCGAGTAAGACTGACGATAATCCACAAGCGTTACAGCAAAGTCCATCTACTGCCAACAAACCAACAGAGGAACCAACGCTTTCAGCAACTGGTGACGGCCCAGCCTCAAGGTCTGTCTTCAGGATCGCTGATTCAAATATCGGTCTCAGAGGAGAGTACACTGGAAGTACCAGTCGGAACAGCACACCCATGCCAAACAACAACGACAACGAGTCTGTAGTTTGTAGTATGATAGATGTAGACGCACCAGAGAAGTATTTGGACGGACTGTCGGAAATATTCCCGAGATCAGAGCGGCAATCGCCCCCGCTTGAATCTGTTGTGGACATCACAGATGAACAAGACGATTCAGACTCTAATGTACGGCTTGTTAGAACCCACCAAAGCTTGAATGAAGAAACTGACGTCTATCCAGTGATGCTTATTCAGAGGATACCCCAGCAAAATGGGGCTTCAAGCGACCAAGAGGGTCCAGTATTTGCAGAGGAATATACATCCATTGGTCAAAACGACGCCAGTGAGCGAGACTCAGATTGTGAAGTAATTGTGAGCGAGTCTGAACACCAGAGAATAATGAGGGTGATATCTCAAGcaaaagctcaagttcaaaatcaTCTGGCAGGAAAGGGCAGGAAGAGTTTTGTATGCACGGAGTGCGGGTTCGAAATGTACAGCAAGTTTAACTTGCTCAGACACCAGCAAAGAAGGAAACACACTGGCCACAGGATAACAGTATCTGATCCAAATGAAAGACGGGAAAGCAGCAATGTTGGAAACACCATGGTAAACGGTATGACAAGGAAGGGTAAgaaatgttttgtgtgtggaGTCTGTGGGATAAAAACCTCCAGCAAGTACAATCTGATCAGACACATGAAGAGAAAGAAACACAAGGTTGGGCAAGCGGCAGCAGCGATGCCGTCTTTGGAAAATGAAACTCTGCAAGAGCAAGAGAGCAATGCTCCGGTCCTTGCCACAAGTGGTGAAAATGATCATGAAACACTGGAAGAGGATGAGAGCAACGCTCAAGCCATTAACAACAGTACTGCGGAAAAGGAAACACTACAAGTGCAGGGAACCAATGTTCAAGTCCTTAACACAAGTGTGGAACAGGAAATGCTGCAACTACATGAGGGCAACATTCCAGGCCTTAACAACAGTGTGGAAAGAGAGACACTGCAAGTACATGAGACCAACATTCCAGTCCTTGACACTAGTGTGGCTACTGCGAAGGGTAGAAAACGCTTTGCCTGTGACGATTGTGGGTATAAATCATCTCAAAAGTCCAATGTTCTGAGACACAAGAGGAGAAAACATTCTGGCCAAAcagcgacaacaacaacagaaaatctGTTCCAAGAGGAAAGGCTTGCAGAAAACGTGATGTCATCAGAAAAGGAAAGTCTGCCCCTGCATGATAGCAATATCAATGTTGAAGCCGTAGAAATTGTGGACAGAAGGGCCAAGAAACTCTTCATATGTGTGGAATGTGGGTATGAAACGCCTCTAAAGGCCAATTTATCACGacacaagaaaagaaaacatactACTGGCAAATCAggagcagcagcaacaacagagaCACCGTCTCAAGTGGAAGGACTGAACAGCAGTACACATGGAAAACCCAAGGGGCTACAAATCAAGAAACTCTTCACGTGCGTGGAGTGTGGGTATCAGACGCCTCTTAGGCCCAACTTAGAACGACACAAGAAAAGGAAACATACTGtccaaataacaacaacagagaCACTGTCCCAAGAGGAAGGATTAGACAGCAATGTAGAAGGAGAACCAAAGAGGGTACAGAGCAAGAAACTCTTCACCTGTGTAGAGTGTGGGTATCAAACACCCTTAAGGGCCAACTTAACACGACACAAGAAAAGGAGACATACTACTGgccaaacaacaacagcaacaccaccaccaccaacaaCAGGGACACTGTCTCAAGAGGAAGGACTAAATTGCAAAGTAGAAATAAGACTCCAGAAGATGCAGGTCAAGAAACTCTACGCTTGTGTGGAATGCGGGTATCAAACCCCTCTTAGAGCCAACTTAGAACGACACAAGAAAAGGAAACATACTGTtcaaacaacagaaacagtAACAGCAAGCACAGCATCAACAGAGACACTGTCTCAAGATGAAGTACTAAAAGAAAAAGAGCCTGGGGTGACAAAACAAGTGACGTCATCTAAAAGAAAGAACGTCTTCTATTGTGAGGTGTGCGGTATTCGATGTGCAACCAAGTACAACTTGAAGCGACACAAAAAGAGACATATAACACAGAATTCCCATGAGCCGTCTGAAAATGGTTCTCGGAGTCTGAGTGAGACATACACTAGTACTGATTTTGACAGAAATGGCCCCgaaacacaaaacaatattGAAGATTGTGTCAATACAAACGATCCTACCAGTGTCGATGCAAACTATCTTGTACCTGTCAATGCAAATGATCTTGCAGGTATCAATGCTAACGATCTTAAAAGTATGAATACAAATTACCTTGTAAGTGTGAATGCAAGTGATCTTGCGAGAATCAATTCTAACGATCCTACGAGCGTTAATACAAGTTCAAGTGTCAGTACAAACAGTCGCAATTGTGCAAAGTACACGTGTCCACTATGTGACTACACCTCAGCCTACAGGGTAACTATGAGGTTTCACAAACAGATCCACACCGGCGAGCGTCCCTTCATGTGTGGCACGTGCGGTCATCGAACGACTAAGAAGGCGTTGCTCGCGAAACACATGAGAATCCACACGGGCGAGAAGCCGTTTGCTTGCGAGCAGTGTGACTACAGAGCAGTGCAGAAAGCTCATCTCAAGCGCCATGTGAGATCAAAACACGCCACAGATAATGTTCCACAATAG
- the LOC136422019 gene encoding guanylate-binding protein 3-like, translated as MAKSGATGRYHEECLEEEEFKARFQDARSRFSIRKRSPRSDMSGSHASSPANISGLHSKFGFKVEELKPKGGGDAVLGSSIPLILPNDLKYNVSTGKVEKVQGVRRGSLRIVPEALDLLEGIEEPVSVISICGPCRSGKSYILSRLLGSNDAFELGHRMDPQTFGIWMGTKVMRGKDFTIVLLDTEGIDAVGASAGQDASILVMTILLSSQLIYNSLNVPHKGDLEKMQCFVKLAKGITVRKGEGRDVAEFREFFPDFLWLLRDVSLKMEDKDGKDMDPTEYLKKRVLSPDPNEFEQSASDKVGRAILLFFSSVECAILERPSGDKDVMNNIAQKTDSLNPAFNKGVEDLTKRLLLKSRAKRGYDKGSTVSGVALSIMIKQYAEAVNDPNSIPDMDNTWKHTVEIMRKKVIDELVVEYNLEMQTRIAEATGDGQVPIEEAAEDQKNHPTQPGIMNFHHELFKVLTDKLLKKVGHFGSSSETQGTDESDVDVVNQMQNRLVQREERTVMYVAKDGKTYQHKGFEVTGGELLHYIQKNREMSKIFCQELYEGLFDPIRKLVKNPPADYDFDKLIKDLDHATQQYVKDARGPEKWAVLQKMTNSENLKNNFKEIKGYQDKLMKARQKAEEEALAAKEMATEMQEVYKQAQDMQKAQEETMKKMDQQHKEQLKKLQEQEKERREREEQKRRDLMKAKMEEMAEIAKIRNELEESKMREMMKEVQKQNSKKDKQLEEALDKMKKLTRTPPPSPPEPPYEIDGAFWRMFRVFKFW; from the exons ATGGCTAAAAGTGGAGCAACCGGACGTTATCATGAAGAGTGCTTGGAGGAAGAAGAGTTTAAGGCTCGGTTTCAGGATGCTCGCAGTCGCTTTTCAATTCGCAAGAGATCGCCTCGTTCAGACATGTCGGGGTCACATGCATCCTCTCCTGCAAACATATCGGGGCTACATTCCAAGTTTGGGTTTAAAGTCGAGGAGCTGAAGCCGAAAGGAGGTGGGGATGCCGTCCTGGGTTCCTCCATCCCACTCATTCTACCGAACGATCTGAAGTACAACGTGTCCACTGGTAAAGTCGAGAAGGTGCAGGGCGTCCGCCGGGGGAGCCTGCGGATCGTTCCCGAGGCCCTGGACCTACTGGAGGGGATAGAGGAGCCCGTGAGTGTCATCTCAATCTGCGGCCCCTGTCGGAGTGGGAAAAGCTACATCCTATCCAG GTTGCTGGGTTCGAATGATGCATTCGAGCTTGGCCATCGCATGGACCCCCAGACGTTTGGCATCTGGATGGGCACCAAGGTGATGCGGGGGAAGGACTTCACTATCGTGCTACTGGACACTGAAGGAATTG ACGCAGTAGGTGCCAGTGCTGGCCAGGACGCCTCTATCCTGGTGATGACCATCCTGCTGTCCTCCCAACTCATCTACAACTCACTCAATGTGCCGCATAAGGGAGATCTGGAGAAGATGCA GTGCTTCGTCAAGCTGGCTAAGGGAATCACAGTGAGAAAGGGAGAGGGGAGAGACGTTGCAGAATTCCGCGAGTTCTTCCCAGACTTCCTGTGGCTGCTGCGTGACGTGTCTCTGAAGATGGAGGATAAGGACGGTAAAGACATGGACCCCACTGAGTATTTGAAGAAAAGG GTCCTTAGTCCTGATCCTAATGAGTTTGAACAGTCAGCCAGTGACAAAGTAGGACGGGCCATCCTTTTGTTCTTCTCATCGGTGGAGTGCGCCATCTTGGAGCGGCCATCTGGGGACAAGGACGTGATGAACAACATCGCTCAGAAGACAGACAGCCTGAATCCAGCATTCAACAAGGGCGTGGAAGACCTCACCAAGAGGCTGTTGCTGAAGTCACGTGCAAAGAGAGGTTACGACAAAGGCTCAACTGTTAGCG GTGTGGCCCTCAGCATTATGATCAAACAGTACGCGGAAGCGGTCAATGACCCCAACTCCATCCCTGACATGGACAACACCTGGAAGCACACAGTAGAGATCATGCGGAAGAAGGTCATTGATGAGTTGGTCGTGGAGTATAACCTGGAGATGCAG ACCCGGATTGCTGAAGCCACTGGAGATGGACAAGTTCCAATTGAGGAAGCGGCAGAAGATCAAAA AAACCATCCCACCCAGCCTGGCATTATGAACTTCCACCACGAGTTGTTCAAGGTACTAACAGACAAGCTTCTGAAGAAGGTCGGCCATTTTGGTAGCAGCTCAGAGACTCAGGGAACTGATGAGAGCGACGTTGATGTGGTGAACCAAATGCAAAATCGCTTGG TTCAAAGAGAGGAGCGCACAGTCATGTAtgtggcaaaagacggcaaaaCCTATCAGCACAAAGGTTTCGAAGTTACTGGCGGGGAGCTTCTCCACTACATCCAGAAGAACAGAGAAATGTCCAAGATCTTCTGCCAGGAGCTCTATGAAGGCCTGTTTGACCCAATAAG AAAACTTGTGAAGAATCCTCCGGCAGACTATGACTTCGATAAGTTGATCAAAGATTTGGACCATGCAACCCAGCAGTACGTGAAGGATGCACGTGGGCCTGAGAAGTGGGCTGTCCTCCAGAAGATGACCAACAGCGAAAATCTGAAGAACAACTTTAAGGAAATAAAGGGCTATCAAGACaag CTGATGAAAGCACGGCAGAAGGCAGAGGAGGAAGCGCTTGCGGCTAAGGAAATGGCCACGGAGATGCAGGAGGTATATAAGCAGGCACAGGACATGCAGAAGGCCCAGGAGGAAACCATGAAGAAAATGGATCAGCAGCACAAGGAGCAGCTGAAAAAG TTGCAAGAACAAGAGAAGGAACGACGTGAGCGTGAGGAGCAGAAGCGCCGAGACCTGATGAAGGCAAAAATGGAAGAAATGGCGGAAATCGCAAAG ATACGCAATGAGCTTGAAGAATCCAAGATGAGGGAGATGATGAAGGAAGTGCAGAAACAAAACTCAAAGAAGGACAAGCAGCTGGAGGAAGCGTTGGATAAGATGAAAAAATTAACAAGAACACCACCCCCATCTCCTCCTGAACCCCCATATGAAA TCGATGGAGCGTTTTGGAGGATGTTCAGGGTGTTCAAGTTCTGGTAG